A stretch of the Oncorhynchus gorbuscha isolate QuinsamMale2020 ecotype Even-year unplaced genomic scaffold, OgorEven_v1.0 Un_scaffold_987, whole genome shotgun sequence genome encodes the following:
- the LOC124020925 gene encoding lipopolysaccharide-induced tumor necrosis factor-alpha factor homolog, producing the protein MSVNGKEPPPYNTPVEGQGDSGVKVYHVHTPFNPPSSTIPSSDYSVFQSQSQGKPVYTSGGGGIGGGGETPTQKFVSYDTELGRSEGMTTCTSCQQQVMTNVTYKVGAYAWLMCILFILCGLVVGCCLIPFFMKHFKDAYHSCPRCNRIIHVDKPRCC; encoded by the exons ATGAGCGTAAATGGAAAGGAACCTCCACCCTACAACACACCAG ttgAAGGACAAGGTGATAGTGGGGTGAAGGTATATCATGTCCATACccccttcaaccctccttcctCCACCATCCCCTCCAGTGACTACTCTGTGtttcagtctcagtctcagggAAAGCCAG tGTACACCAGTGGAGGAGGTGGTATTGGAGGAGGTGGGGAAACTCCCACTCAGAAGTTTGTGAGTTATGACACAGAACTGGGCCGTTCAGAGGGCATGACCACCTGTACTTCCTGTCAACAACAGGTGATGACGAACGTGACCTATAAAGTCGGAGCCTACGCCTGGCTCATGTGCATCCTCTTCATCCTCTGTGG gttgGTAGTGGGCTGCTGTCTGATCCCGTTCTTCATGAAACACTTTAAGGATGCGTACCACTCCTGTCCTCGTTGCAACCGCATTATCCACGTGGACAAGCCACGCTGCTGCTGA